The following proteins come from a genomic window of Megalobrama amblycephala isolate DHTTF-2021 linkage group LG1, ASM1881202v1, whole genome shotgun sequence:
- the gjc1 gene encoding gap junction gamma-1 protein codes for MSWSFLTRLLEEIQHHSTSVGKLWLTTLVVFRIVLTAVGGESIYYDEQSKFVCNSGQPGCENVCYDAFAPLSHVRFWVFQIILSAMPSLLYMGYAANKISHSEDLRGGTGAGAPAAGDSAGGGYTQRRPRKMYFGARQHRPGHEDGEEEREDDPMIYEVPEIDNTRRELVPPRPKPKVRHDGRRRIRDDGLMRVYVLQLLTRSALEAGFLAGQYLLYGFRVEPIFVCSDKPCPHNVDCFISRPTEKTIFLRIMYGVSCLCLLLNLWEMIHLGVGTISDVLRKRNAASTDDEYQLGLLAAGGVSVGVGGPSLSEGEPGGGVGGGAREADYVGYPFSWNTPSAPPGYNIVVKPETMPYTDLSNAKMACKQNRANIAQEEQQQYGSNEDNFPSAGEARPPPINKDVIQLEAAIQAYTLQHNASNNHDELNDTNDIDEKPQSNITTVPQKERKQRSKHGKSGSAGSSSSSKSGEGKPSVWI; via the coding sequence ATGAGCTGGAGCTTCCTGACGCGTCTGCTGGAGGAGATCCAGCACCACTCCACGTCGGTGGGGAAACTCTGGCTCACTACGCTAGTTGTCTTCCGCATCGTGCTGACTGCGGTGGGCGGCGAGTCCATATACTACGATGAGCAAAGCAAGTTTGTCTGCAACTCAGGCCAGCCGGGATGTGAGAACGTCTGCTACGATGCCTTCGCACCACTCTCGCACGTGCGATTCTGGGTTTTCCAGATCATCCTGTCCGCCATGCCCTCTCTGCTCTACATGGGCTACGCTGCCAATAAGATCTCCCACAGCGAGGACTTGCGGGGCGGCACAGGGGCCGGTGCTCCAGCGGCAGGTGACTCGGCAGGGGGCGGATACACCCAGCGCAGACCGAGAAAGATGTACTTTGGGGCACGGCAGCATCGACCAGGACACGAGGATGGGGAAGAAGAACGTGAGGATGACCCCATGATTTACGAAGTGCCTGAGATAGACAACACTCGTCGGGAGTTGGTGCCCCCACGACCCAAACCCAAAGTGCGTCACGACGGGCGTCGTCGTATCCGAGATGATGGCCTGATGCGAGTGTATGTGTTACAGCTTCTAACGCGCTCCGCACTGGAGGCTGGCTTTCTGGCGGGACAGTACCTGTTGTACGGTTTTCGTGTGGAACCAATCTTTGTGTGCTCAGATAAGCCCTGCCCGCACAATGTGGACTGCTTCATCTCACGCCCTACCGAAAAGACCATCTTTCTCCGAATCATGTACGGCGTCAGCTGCCTTTGCCTGCTGTTAAACCTGTGGGAAATGATTCATCTCGGAGTGGGAACCATCAGCGATGTACTGCGTAAGCGAAACGCTGCATCCACTGATGATGAGTACCAGCTTGGCCTGCTTGCGGCGGGGGGCGTGTCTGTCGGAGTAGGCGGCCCCTCACTCAGCGAGGGGGAACCAGGAGGTGGAGTTGGGGGTGGTGCTCGAGAAGCGGACTATGTTGGTTATCCCTTTTCCTGGAACACCCCTTCTGCACCACCAGGGTATAACATCGTGGTGAAGCCCGAGACAATGCCGTACACAGACCTGAGCAACGCCAAGATGGCGTGCAAGCAGAACCGTGCCAACATTGCACAGGAAGAGCAGCAGCAATACGGCTCCAATGAGGACAACTTCCCATCTGCAGGTGAGGCGCGGCCGCCGCCCATCAACAAAGATGTGATACAGTTAGAGGCGGCGATTCAAGCCTATACCTTGCAGCACAATGCTAGCAATAACCACGATGAGCTCAACGACACCAATGACATCGACGAGAAGCCTCAGAGTAACATCACCACAGTACCACAGAAGGAGCGAAAACAACGGTCCAAGCATGGGAAATCTGGGAGTgctgggagcagcagcagcagcaagtCAGGAGAAGGCAAACCATCTGTCTGGATCTGA